One Brassica napus cultivar Da-Ae chromosome C2, Da-Ae, whole genome shotgun sequence DNA window includes the following coding sequences:
- the LOC106399710 gene encoding zinc finger protein SHOOT GRAVITROPISM 5-like isoform X1 yields MMRTDQDTVVMLDAASNKNTSNTCCVVSSSSSDPFLSSSVNGVATTNTSNQKRKRRPAGTPDPDAEVVSLSPRTLLESDRYICEICNQGFQRDQNLQMHRRRHKVPWKLLKRDNNIEVKKRVYVCPEPTCLHHDPCHALGDLVGIKKHFRRKHSNHKQWVCERCSKGYAVQSDYKAHLKTCGTRGHSCDCGRVFSRVESFIEHQDNCSIRKVHHEPPPPPQAMVNVPACSSRTASTASTPSTETNYGGAVATPLPLEGRPIPIRNSSNDVNLELQLLPLTPNQNPNQENQQHKVKEPSHHRNHHDTTNLNLSIAPSAPSLSHQYNNFDRIKEIMASEQIMKIAMKEKAYAEEAKREAKRQREIAENEFVNAKKIRQQAQAELERAKLLKEQSVKKISSTIMQVTCQICKGQFQAVAVPAAASADETSLVVSYMSSANTDGEAS; encoded by the exons ATGATGAGAACAGATCAAGACACAGTAGTGATGTTGGATGCTGCTTCCAACAAGAACACTAGTAACACATGTTGTGtggtttcctcttcttcctctgatcCTTTCCTCTCTTCTTCTGTAAATGGGGTCGCTACCACAAACACATCCAATCAGAAGAGGAAAAGAAGACCTGCAGGTACACCAG ATCCAGATGCAGAAGTTGTGTCTTTATCACCAAGAACTCTTCTTGAATCAGACAGATACATATGTGAGATCTGTAACCAAGGGTTTCAAAGAGATCAAAATCTCCAGATGCATCGAAGACGTCACAAGGTTCCATGGAAGCTTCTGAAAAGAGACAACAATATAGAGGTGAAGAAACGAGTGTATGTTTGCCCTGAACCCACTTGTCTTCACCACGATCCTTGTCATGCTCTTGGAGATCTTGTCggaataaaaaaacatttcagaAGAAAACACAGTAACCATAAGCAATGGGTTTGTGAGAGATGCTCTAAAGGTTATGCTGTTCAATCAGATTACAAAGCTCATCTCAAAACTTGTGGCACTAGGGGACATTCTTGTGACTGTGGTCGCGTCTTCTCCAG gGTGGAGAGTTTTATTGAACATCAAGATAACTGCTCCATTCGAAAAGTTCACCATGAACCGCCGCCACCGCCACAAGCTATGGTGAATGTCCCGGCCTGCTCCTCTAGAACTGCCTCGACCGCAAGCACTCCATCTACGGAAACGAATTACGGTGGTGCGGTTGCTACTCCTTTACCTCTAGAAGGGCGTCCAATTCCTATAAGAAACTCATCAAACGATGTCAATCTCGAACTCCAGCTTCTTCCATTAACgccaaatcaaaaccctaatcaagAAAACCAACAACACAAAGTTAAAGAACCATCTCATCATCGTAATCATCATGATACCACAAACTTAAACCTCTCCATTGCACCATCTGCACCATCGTTATCTCATCAATACAACAACTTTGATCGTATAAAAGAAATAATGGCGAGTGAACAGATAATGAAGATAGCGATGAAGGAGAAAGCTTACGCAGAGGAAGCTAAAAGAGAAGCGAAGAGGCAACGAGAGATAGCAGAAAACGAATTTGTTAATGCTAAGAAGATAAGGCAACAAGCACAAGCTGAGCTTGAGAGAGCTAAGCTTTTAAAGGAACAATCTGTGAAGAAGATAAGCTCGACGATTATGCAAGTTACTTGTCAAATATGTAAAGGACAGTTTCAAGCGGTTGCGGTTCCTGCGGCGGCTTCGGCGGATGAGACATCTCTTGTGGTGAGTTACATGTCATCAGCGAATACTGACGGAGAGGCATCCTAG
- the LOC106399710 gene encoding zinc finger protein SHOOT GRAVITROPISM 5-like isoform X2, translated as MMRTDQDTVVMLDAASNKNTSNTCCVVSSSSSDPFLSSSVNGVATTNTSNQKRKRRPADPDAEVVSLSPRTLLESDRYICEICNQGFQRDQNLQMHRRRHKVPWKLLKRDNNIEVKKRVYVCPEPTCLHHDPCHALGDLVGIKKHFRRKHSNHKQWVCERCSKGYAVQSDYKAHLKTCGTRGHSCDCGRVFSRVESFIEHQDNCSIRKVHHEPPPPPQAMVNVPACSSRTASTASTPSTETNYGGAVATPLPLEGRPIPIRNSSNDVNLELQLLPLTPNQNPNQENQQHKVKEPSHHRNHHDTTNLNLSIAPSAPSLSHQYNNFDRIKEIMASEQIMKIAMKEKAYAEEAKREAKRQREIAENEFVNAKKIRQQAQAELERAKLLKEQSVKKISSTIMQVTCQICKGQFQAVAVPAAASADETSLVVSYMSSANTDGEAS; from the exons ATGATGAGAACAGATCAAGACACAGTAGTGATGTTGGATGCTGCTTCCAACAAGAACACTAGTAACACATGTTGTGtggtttcctcttcttcctctgatcCTTTCCTCTCTTCTTCTGTAAATGGGGTCGCTACCACAAACACATCCAATCAGAAGAGGAAAAGAAGACCTGCAG ATCCAGATGCAGAAGTTGTGTCTTTATCACCAAGAACTCTTCTTGAATCAGACAGATACATATGTGAGATCTGTAACCAAGGGTTTCAAAGAGATCAAAATCTCCAGATGCATCGAAGACGTCACAAGGTTCCATGGAAGCTTCTGAAAAGAGACAACAATATAGAGGTGAAGAAACGAGTGTATGTTTGCCCTGAACCCACTTGTCTTCACCACGATCCTTGTCATGCTCTTGGAGATCTTGTCggaataaaaaaacatttcagaAGAAAACACAGTAACCATAAGCAATGGGTTTGTGAGAGATGCTCTAAAGGTTATGCTGTTCAATCAGATTACAAAGCTCATCTCAAAACTTGTGGCACTAGGGGACATTCTTGTGACTGTGGTCGCGTCTTCTCCAG gGTGGAGAGTTTTATTGAACATCAAGATAACTGCTCCATTCGAAAAGTTCACCATGAACCGCCGCCACCGCCACAAGCTATGGTGAATGTCCCGGCCTGCTCCTCTAGAACTGCCTCGACCGCAAGCACTCCATCTACGGAAACGAATTACGGTGGTGCGGTTGCTACTCCTTTACCTCTAGAAGGGCGTCCAATTCCTATAAGAAACTCATCAAACGATGTCAATCTCGAACTCCAGCTTCTTCCATTAACgccaaatcaaaaccctaatcaagAAAACCAACAACACAAAGTTAAAGAACCATCTCATCATCGTAATCATCATGATACCACAAACTTAAACCTCTCCATTGCACCATCTGCACCATCGTTATCTCATCAATACAACAACTTTGATCGTATAAAAGAAATAATGGCGAGTGAACAGATAATGAAGATAGCGATGAAGGAGAAAGCTTACGCAGAGGAAGCTAAAAGAGAAGCGAAGAGGCAACGAGAGATAGCAGAAAACGAATTTGTTAATGCTAAGAAGATAAGGCAACAAGCACAAGCTGAGCTTGAGAGAGCTAAGCTTTTAAAGGAACAATCTGTGAAGAAGATAAGCTCGACGATTATGCAAGTTACTTGTCAAATATGTAAAGGACAGTTTCAAGCGGTTGCGGTTCCTGCGGCGGCTTCGGCGGATGAGACATCTCTTGTGGTGAGTTACATGTCATCAGCGAATACTGACGGAGAGGCATCCTAG